gctttgtgcacgggatacatgcgggatacataggtaaataagggatttttgaaaattttgaaataagtagggataaatggatattaaggtaagtaaaggagtgtagttaagtaatttatcCTTAAAATTATTGacttatgatttttaatttagttttatttatttttactttaaaacaagtgtttttttttaattagatattcaataaaaataataattactcattttattaaatttgaataGGTCACAAACTCACAATTACTCAAGAGTAATATTGATCTTTTCtctattaaaaatagaatagcCGACAAGCATTACTTTCTCATGCCGTAGAACATGCATCGCATTTATTGACTTTGTATAATATAAAGTTAAAGTTACAATTAATTTTCTAGTATAAAGACGCAACACGTAGATTTTAGTCGCATTGGAATTTTAAAACGGTAACGAATTGCCTACCATTCCACCAAAGCGGGGCACACTCGCGCCTTAATTTGTGGCAGTTACCCCGGCGTCTAAATTGCCCCTCTTCCTCTTTCTACGCTCTCAACTTATcaaacaaaattatcaaaaaaaaaaaaaaaaacttgtcaaacaaaacacataataaattacCACAATTGTCACAGTGTTAAATGGTAAGAAATCCTTCATTAAAGAATCTTTATTTCCTCAATTGGAAATAATACTATAAGGAATTTGATGAGAATTTTCCGTGTATTAATTGAACCATCAacgaattaaaatttcaataattgcATCAAGTTAAAGGATGACAAATTGACAATCATATTAAAGATGGTAGGTGTACCTTCACTACATTATTTATTCTGTCCCTTTTCAGAATGCTCGGAGGGTGAGGGTAAGGGTAATTGCAAGCTCAAATCCTTAgctttcttaaaagaaaaaaaagcaagaaaattGTACAAACTCCTATTTCACAGGTCCTCCGTTGAAGTCTTTGATTTGGTAGTTGATAAAGTTAGATCCGAATGACTAATAAATCCCTAAACTTTGTCGTATATTAGCTCTATATTCTTTGCGTGATTACTCATGGATCTACTTTCCTATTTATAATACTCCTATTATATTTTGGAATCAATaattttgtattgatttttctaaaattgttgAATCAATAAATGTTATGCCCATGATGTCAGGAGTAGTAAAAGCTGGATGTGTCGGTGGTAATAGTAAAGAAACAAcctaacttttttatttttacactcAAAACTTCAGTTACACCAAGCGAGGCAACCACTCTGCTAAACAAGAATTTTCTAATACACTCTCACTTTCTTCTCTGTTCTCTGCAATTCTTCCGATTACTTGTTTCAGTCCATTTTTCATCAAATGCTTCCACCTTACTCCGACGAGTCGCCAGACGCCGATGAAGCTATGCGCAAACCTCCTAAATCCAACAACAATGATTTTCTAAGGAATACTGTGAGTAATTTCCAGTATCAGATTTCTACTCACCCTCGTTTCTGGCTATTTaccttcttcctttttttccaaCTTGTGGTGCTTATCTTTACTCGCAATTCCCCTTTCCCTTTCTCAGTTCACTCCCAACCCAGTCCTCTTCCCCAATTCCCTTCAGAAATCGCCGTATTTCCCGATATACAGACACCCCATCACGATAGAAATGTAATTTATCCCTTCGGCGATTCTGAATGCGAGTATGGTCGGGTCTATGTCTATAATTTACCATCCAAATTTAACAAAGATTTAGCCTTGTTGACCTGCGACGATCTAGACCCATGGAAGTGGCAGTGTGGCCTTGTGACCAATGACGGATATGGAAAGAGATCGACGGAGCTCGCCGGAATCTTGCCGGGAAATCTCTCCGCAGCGTGGTATCGTACAAATCAGTTCTCATCGGAGGTAATATTTCATTACCGGCTTTTAAACTATAGATGTAGAACCAACGACCCAGAATCTGCTACAGCTTTCTACATTCCGTTCTACGCCGGACAGGCTGTTGGAAAATACCTTTGGACTGATGAAATCGAAAATCGTGATTTGCTTAGCAACAAATTACTGAAATGGGTTCAGAGGCAAAAGTATTGGAAAAAATATAAGGGTTTGGATCATTTCCTAACTCTTGGTCGGATAACATGGGATTTCCGGCGATTAGGTGACCCGGAAAAACTCTGGGGATCCTCTTTTCTAAATCGTCCACAGATGCAGAATGTAACGCGATTCACAATCGAGAAGGCTCCATGGGATGCAAACGATATCAGTGTACCTTACCCTACCGGATTCCACCCTCACTCCGAGAAAGAACTCCGGGAATGGCAAAACTTTGCGCTTTCATATAACCGCACCAGTCTTTTCACCTTCATAGGGGCGGCGCGTGGGGATATCGATAGTGATTTCAGATCAAGGTTAATGAGTTACTGTAGGAACGAGTCAGACTCGTGCCGAGTCGTGGACTGTGCCGTGATTCCCTGCTCTAACGGTTCATCAGAAATCCAAAAAGCACTTCTGAGCTCAGACTTCTGTTTACAGCCCAAAGGGGACAGCTTAACTCGGCGGTCGGTTTTCGATTGCATGGTAGCCGGTTCAGTACCAGTTTTCTTCTGGAGGCGAACGGCTTACACTCAGTACCAGTGGTTTTTGCCGGAAGACCCGGGGAGTTATTCTGTGTTTATAGACCCGGAAGCAGTGAGAAACGGGACAACTTCCATTAAGGAAATTTTGAAGAGTTACAGTAAAGATCAAGTGAGGAAAATGAGGGAAAAAGTTATAGAGACAATTCCAAGAATAGTGTATGCAAGGCCAAGTGGAGGTCTTGGGAGTGTCAAGGATGCATTTGAAATTGCAATCGAAGGAGTATTGAAGAGGGTCAAGGACGAAAACGAATGGAAGGAATACGTGGATATGGGCAGTTGAAGATGATATTGGGAGATTTGATGAATGTTGTAAAGTATATAAATCTTTCCCTTAATATTCAGCTATACATACTGTTATAAATACAGGGACAAGTTTGAAGCCAGACGGGTAATTCTATATGGCTGGTGATATGATTCTTTGTTTTCAGAATCAGCTTAGGTTACTGGATGATGGAGAGCTTGAATTTTATACATGTATTTTTAGAAATTTGTGTTAAGACCAGAGGAAAAAAGTGAGGTCAATTGTTGTTATTTGCAGGTAAGAGATATATTGATCAGATTTTGGCGATTCTTGTTTCAGTTCCATGTACTAAAATAAGGTTTCATATAGATCAACATTTCAGCTTGTTACTTTCTATCTAATGCAAACAAGTTGTTTGGTAGATAGTGAGGAGCTAAGTTATTGCTGCATTTTGTTCTTTTCCGTTGTTGCATTAATGTAATGTTGTGCACTATCTGCTTGCTTAGAGTGTGATTATTGCTTTGGTATAACATATTAGAAGGCAAAGAGGCTCTTTTCAATCAAAGTGTTTGGTTGCAAACTCAAGCATGAGGTTTGTGCTCTGTTTTAAACCATAGAACTGTTTGTATGCTGGGTTGGATGGTTCAATGCCCTCTGTTTATACAACATTCTACACTTGATATGTTATACATAAGAAGATGTTTTATTTGAGAACTTAATTGATATTGTAAGCATTTCTGCAATGATCATTGTGGTCACTAGGTTCAAGGACTTGATTGTATTAGTAAATGCTCCGCAACATTCTTCTAGTGAGATGAACTCTTTGACCTCAATATGCTAGACTGTAGTATGTGATTACGTTTGTTATGTTTGTACTTTTAATAATTGTTAGGGAGAATTATGAAGAGCCCGTAGAAGTACACTCATTGTCATTGTTCAGATCAAACAGATGTTTGAAGGAGAGTTTGCTTTGCTTGGTTATCACTCCAAGGTGTAGAAATCTTGGTGTGCAAGCTGCTAAATCCAATATAGAAACTGCCTGGAGAGTACTTGGGAATATATTATGCTAATATCAACTATCAAGCCTAGCAATTTTTGACCCAGTTATTatattatactccctccgtccctatttacttgtccattttccttttttagttgtccctatttagttgtccattttgataaatcaagaaaggacaacaaatttttccctattatacccttatttacacttcttgaaaattgtaaaagtgtatgttgtttccctccaatttatttcacttgaattcaaataagtggttgtaattttgaagtgaaaagttgtcataagggtaaaattgtaacttcactgtgctaatcattgttgccttaatctgtgtgccatttctaaagtggacaactaaaaagggacggagggagtactgtGGTTGCAGAATAAATCCTATTTATAAAAGCTAAAAGAACCTAAACTTTGATAGGCTAATTAAAACAAGTTGGAGCAGcataatatttaaaaactcTGTTGACTCAACAACCCCATCATATATAAACCAAACAAGTGCAACAAATTGAGATATGTCACAAGGCAAAACATGGAAGCAACTTTGCTGCTCTCTATATGTTTACTAGTACTAACTCTGTACTTTGTTTGTTTGAGACGAAGAAAACTCAATCTCCCGCTAAGCCCCCTACTTAAACTTCCAATTATAGGGTATCTTTATCTCCTAAAACCTCCTCTATATCGCACTCTTGCTAAGCTCTCAACAAAATATGGCCCGGTTTTCTCTCTTCAATTAGGTACCCGTCTTGTTGTGGCAGTTTCCTCGGCATCTGCTGCCGAAGAATGTTTCACCAAAAATGATATCGTTTTTGCCAATCGCCCTCGTTTAACTATTAGCAAATACATAGGTTATAACTATACTACTGTCGGTGATTCCCCTTATGGTGATCACTGGCGTAACCTTCGTCGCCTCTGTGCACTTGAAATTTTCTCCAATAATCGTCTCAACAATTTTCAGCCCATTCGacaacatgaaatcaataaTCTTGTTCACAGAGTGTTTCATAACTCTGGCGACAATTTTGGGACTCCTGTTGACCTTAAGTCCAAGCTTTTTCAGATGTCATACAATATCATCATGAGAATGGTAGCTGGAAAGTGATATTATGGTGAAGAGGAAGACAACGAGCTAGGAGCCAAATCATTTTGGTTATCCAATTATGTACTCTATATATTTTGGACCAATGAATTGAAAAGTCTATATTGGGTCAGCAACCACATGAGATAAATTTCGTTATCCAATTatgtagtatatatattttggacCAATGAATTGAAAAGTCTATATTGCCTCATGAGATATAAACCAAGCAagtgc
The Solanum stenotomum isolate F172 chromosome 12, ASM1918654v1, whole genome shotgun sequence DNA segment above includes these coding regions:
- the LOC125846304 gene encoding xyloglucan galactosyltransferase XLT2-like; translated protein: MLPPYSDESPDADEAMRKPPKSNNNDFLRNTVSNFQYQISTHPRFWLFTFFLFFQLVVLIFTRNSPFPFSVHSQPSPLPQFPSEIAVFPDIQTPHHDRNVIYPFGDSECEYGRVYVYNLPSKFNKDLALLTCDDLDPWKWQCGLVTNDGYGKRSTELAGILPGNLSAAWYRTNQFSSEVIFHYRLLNYRCRTNDPESATAFYIPFYAGQAVGKYLWTDEIENRDLLSNKLLKWVQRQKYWKKYKGLDHFLTLGRITWDFRRLGDPEKLWGSSFLNRPQMQNVTRFTIEKAPWDANDISVPYPTGFHPHSEKELREWQNFALSYNRTSLFTFIGAARGDIDSDFRSRLMSYCRNESDSCRVVDCAVIPCSNGSSEIQKALLSSDFCLQPKGDSLTRRSVFDCMVAGSVPVFFWRRTAYTQYQWFLPEDPGSYSVFIDPEAVRNGTTSIKEILKSYSKDQVRKMREKVIETIPRIVYARPSGGLGSVKDAFEIAIEGVLKRVKDENEWKEYVDMGS